In Tachysurus fulvidraco isolate hzauxx_2018 chromosome 25, HZAU_PFXX_2.0, whole genome shotgun sequence, the following proteins share a genomic window:
- the LOC113649847 gene encoding G-protein-signaling modulator 1 produces MDCAEVKGQFPADEQLEPLFILEEGDELDNFAHISTSGKSILKVKKEGMEDRIKECCEGSTESKNDVKEGESMHVSTTQEEEEGQQKEGLEYKNRKIEGEMGTDENAGVKRVQTGPASVLEKAGGETEGAKTDAVPKDRSVSDTQTVAKLRTRDRLSPDDAQQKVHRLSPDSPDALYELLCALQEGRRLNDQRCSFTLQPRRRCHSEPGTPRHSHKVVFSSMTSLQKEEFFDLVAVSQARRLDDQRADFQKPSTESPERLPQETRRPSSAPEAYSSQPRPKSRRSSWKVIDFGQTVPKPAQKEELYNMILSSQAQGRLEEQRSKAPGPMDDEDFFSLLLRVQGGRMDEQRTELPVALQN; encoded by the exons ATGGACTGTgcagaggtcaaaggtcaattCCCAGCAGACGAGCAGCTGGAGCCACTGTTCATCCTCGAGGAAGGGGACGAGCTGGATAATTTTGCACATATCTCTACAAGCGGGAAAAGCATTCTGAAAGTGAAGAAGGAAGGCATGGAAGACAGAATTAAAGAGTGCTGTGAGGGAAGCACAGAATCTAAAAACGATGTGAAAGAAGGTGAAAGCATGCATGTAAGCACCActcaggaggaagaggaaggccAGCAAAAGGAAGGGTTGGAATACAAAAACCGTAAGATCGAGGGAGAGATGGGAACCGATGAGAACGCTGGAGTGAAAAGAGTCCAAACTGGACCTGCATCAGTGCTGGAGAAGGCTGGAGGGGAGACGGAGGGAGCGAAGACAGATGCGGTGCCTAAAGACCGGTCAGTTTCTGATACCCAGACTGTAGCCAAACTACGAACCAGAGACCGACTCAGTCCTGACGATGCTCAGCAAAAG GTTCACAGGTTATCCCCAGATTCTCCTGACGCTCTCTACGAGCTACTTTGCGCCTTGCAGGAAGGCCGTCGACTCAACGACCAGCGTTGCTCCTTCACACTGCAGCCACGCCGAAGGTGCCACTCAGAGCCCGGAACCCCACGCCACAGCCACAAAG TGGTCTTCTCATCCATGACGTCGCTGCAGAAAGAGGAGTTCTTTGACCTGGTGGCCGTCTCGCAGGCTCGACGGCTGGATGACCAGCGTGCCGATTTTCAGAAGCCTTCCACCGAGTCTCCGGAGCGTTTACCTCAGGAGACTCGCCGTCCCTCCAGCGCCCCTGAAGCTTACTCCTCACAGCCCAGACCCAAATCGAGGAGAAGCAGCTGGAAGGTCATAGATTTTGGCCAGACTGTTCCCAAACCAGCGCAGAAGGAAGAGCTCTACAACATGATCTTATCCTCACAA GCACAGGGCAGATTGGAGGAGCAGCGTAGCAAAGCCCCAGGCCCTATGGATGATGAAGATTTCTTCTCCCTGCTGCTGAGGGTCCAGGGAGGCCGAATGGACGAGCAGAGAACAGAGCTTCCTGTAGCACTTCAGAATTAA